In the Calditrichota bacterium genome, ATTCGGATTGGGAACGCCGTGGACAAATTTTGACAAATCTTGGGTGTGCAAGTAAACATACCCCAGAGACAATTGCGCGCGCTGTCTCCAGAAACTAAAATCGTGATGCAACTCGACACCCTGAATTATCGCACGCGCCACATTTTCGAATTTCACTGCCAACTCGCCGGACTGAAGCGTGGGATCAATCAGATTCTCGTAATCGTTGTAAAAATAACCCACGTCAAATTGCCACCAATCAGTGAGATTTGACAGAAAACCGACTTCGGCAGAGACATTGCTTTCCGGTTTCAAATCCGGATTGGGCAAAACCTTTATTTGATTTTCGTAAGTGGAGACAAACCGCTCCCCGATGGACGGCGCCCGAAAGCCGCGGCCTACCGCAAAACGGAGATGGCTGCGTTTGCTCAGACTGAAATTGACGCCCAATTTCGGATTGACCTGCGAAGACGTCGGCACATTGGCAATTCGCTCCACATCCCAGCGAACGCCAAGATCCGCCTTCACCGCATTGGTCATCCAACTGCTCAACTGACCGTAAATGGAAGCATCCGTAGCCTCTCTTTTGCCGTACTGGATCGCGTCCACTTTTTTCCAGTCCGCATTCCAACCAAAAACGGCATTGTATCTGGCATTCCACTGATAGGTAAATTGCATTTCGTGACCATAAGTTTCGCCCTCTGTGCGACGAAAAAGTCCGACGGTTTCAGGGTTTTTCCCCGGCAGCGGGTTGGCAATTTCCTTCAAAATATTTTGCCGATAATTAAATCGAAGTTGGTAGTAGAATTTGCTGCTCACCGTCTGCGTCATTAGCGTGTGCACGTAAAGGATGTCCGTTTTTGAGCGGGTAAAACTGTCTTTGGGTTCATTGCCGGGTTCCAGCGCATGATCCCGGTCCTTCCAAAAAAGAAATCCGCCGGCTTCACGTTGCAGCATTCCTGCCGTTACCTGCCAGTGATTGTTGGGGTTGACGTCGAAATAAAATTTTCCGAAAAAATTGATATTACGGTAATCGGCGTCGCGTTTGAAATTGGAATTCTGATTGTAATTGAAAGTGAGGCTGCTTTGCACGCCCCAGAAATTGTTGCGATAGGTCAAATTTGTGCCCCGAAATGAGCGGTAGTTTTCGTTCCAGCGCCACTGTTTGTAAGATGGTTTGTCGTAAACGCCGGAATAGAGCGACAGTTGAATATTCGCCGAATCTGTCGCCGGTTTTTCCGTGATGATGTTGATCACGCCTGCCATAGCGCTGGAACCGTACAACGCAGAGCCCGGTCCCTTCATCACTTCAACCTGTTTGATCTCGGAAACCGGCACTGCCTCAAAAAAGACTTTATTCTCATCGCCGGAAACAAACGGAACGCCGTCGAGCAGCACGAGCGTTCGCGTGCCCAGGCCGTAACTAAACCAGTTGGAGCCGCGAATGGAAATGTTATTTCCTGCCACCTGCACGCCGGGCAAATATTTCAGCCCTTCGCTGAGCGTGGTCGCGTTTCGCGAAGACAATTCTTCCGGCGTTACCAAATCCATGCGCACCGAAACATCTTCCACAGATTTTTGAAATTTGCTGGCAGTAACAACCAGACGGCTCATGGGAACTGGCGTGGGATGCATGCGAAACGTTAATTTCAAAGTATCATTCGACGTAATTTTAATGGTACGAGTTTGCCGACGAAATCCGATGGCAGAACAAACGAGGTGATAATTTCCCGGCTGGACGTGAGCGATGACGAAACGTCCGTCTCGGTCCGTCGCCGCTCCGAGCACGGTACCTTCGAGATAAACATTCGCCAGCGGCAGCGGCTCGCCAGTTTCCTGACGAACGACAACGCCGGTAATCACGCCCTCTTTTTTAGCAGCGGGGAATGTCTTTCGCGCCGCGCCTGCCATAGAGAGAGCGATGATGAATAAAATTAACAAAAATCTTTTTCCCAACTGTATCATAACCTTCACCGACCTTTCTGATGATTGTCGATTTGCAAATTAATCATACGAAAAATACAGATTTTTTTGTGCTTTGGAAAATAATATTTCATCCTCACACAAAGCCGCGGAGCCACAAAGCCACCGCCACTCTTTTCTTTTAATTAACTTTGTGGCTTGGCGCCTCTGTGTGAGATATTTCCTTCCTCACTGAAATTATTCTTTCACAAAACGAAACAACAAATAATACTCAGCAAATTCAAATCCCGGGAACCCCACGGGCTTGGTGACCAGCGTCAATGAGTCGCCAGTCGCCGAATAGCCCAGCGTATCAATTTTCAAAAATGTAGTTTTGATGGGAACGACGACAACGTTGGACCAGGGCTGTTGGTAAGTAATCGTTGTGTCCACGAATTCAATGAACGGGCTGACCGGAATTTTCATTCCGCCGAAATAGACATCCGGGTAAATTTGAATCAACAGCGAATCAAAAACCATCTCCATTTCCGGTTCTACAGTCAAACTGCCGCTCAAACGGCTATGCAAAATGAGACTGTCCACCATCCCCGTTAGCGCCTCGGGATTGACGAGCGCCGCTTCCAATGGATTTTCGCTGGCGGGAATCCAATGGCCGGTCATTTCGCCGCCGGAAACTTCAACGGGAAACGGCAAATCTGACTGCGGCAACGGCTCGGTTCCGGTCGGCGTCAAGCCCCGGTTGCAGAAAACAATTCCTGCGACCATAAACACAAGCAAAATGTCCAGCTTTTTCATATTTCAAGTTCTCCTCAATTTTCAAAAATTCAAAAAACTGATTCCTGCCGCATGCGCCAACACCATCGCAATGCTGCTCACGATTGGCACGCTCAAATTGTCGCTGATTTTTCGGCTCATCGCTTCAGTGACTGTTGCTGCGACAACGCCAATGAGCAACAAAATAAAATTCCAATTGAATAGTAAAGTGAGCACGTAACTACAAATCAATCCGCAGCCAAAGAACGCTAGACTTCCCTCCAGAGATTTATTGAAAAAACGATGACGATGAAACGCCATTCCGAAAATTTTCCCAAACATATCGCCGAAAATCAATAGCAAGATTGACGTAAAAGCAATGAGTTTCGGGAAAAGCCACAGCACCAGGGCGAAGGAGAAAAGAAACAACGTGATTGAAGACAATTGGCGCTTTTCATTGGGCTTGCTAAAAGTAAAATCTTTGAAAAAGATTCGCGACAGAAAATTTTTTCCGCTGATGCGGTCCATGTCCAACACAAGACTCACCAGCAAAAGCGCGCCGATTAAAATGAGCGCCTGATTTTTTCCGTAAATCAAATAAATAAAAATGAGCAACAACGCAAAAGGCCGCAAAAAAATCCGCCAGCGGAAACGAGCAAATTCCTCGTCGGGAATGGTCATCAGCTGCCGCGCAATGATATTGTGCATCCCGACAGCCATAATGTAAATGGCAATCATGGCGAAAAAAACGTTTCTCGGATCATCAGGGGCGTTGTGAATCGACGTCAGAACCAGTAGCGGGAGAATAATTTGACTAATGATTTCTCCCTCGCGCGCCACGTAAGCAAAAATTACAACAACGACGGCGAAATACAACAACGCTGTGATCGGAATGCCCCCGGAAAGGAGAAAATGAATGAGATAATAGAGCAAAATTCCCGTTGCGCAAGCAACACCCTGTCCGCCGCGGAAATTCAAATAGAACGGCAACACGTGTCCGGCAACGGCGGCGATTCCGCTCCACTGGGCGAGACGAAAATCAGCTCCGAGAGCGAGCGCAATTTGAATGGCAAAAACGCCCTTGAGCAAATCGACGAGCCCGGTGAGTAGCGCAAACTTCAAACCCAACACATGATAGACATTTATCGTACCGGCATATTCCGCGCCCTCATTGCGAATGTCAATCCCCTTCAGCCTGCCGAAATAGTAAGCCGGTAAAATGTTACCCATCAAATAGCCGGAAATTATCACGAGCACAGCCATGACGATTCACCTGATTGATTTGTCAAATTTGATGATTCAATCGAATCTTTGCCTCTGGCAAATAGCTCACTCTTTCATCATTTTTTCTCAAAGAAAATCAAAAAACAGGCATAATGTTCAATATTTCACCATGAGCTCAAACAGCCGATTTTCTTACGATACTGATAAAATTATTTATTTTCCGTAACATTTCTTCGCTTAATTATATCAAACCATTTGGAAAAAGTCAAGTATTTCTTTCAA is a window encoding:
- a CDS encoding TonB-dependent receptor, yielding MIQLGKRFLLILFIIALSMAGAARKTFPAAKKEGVITGVVVRQETGEPLPLANVYLEGTVLGAATDRDGRFVIAHVQPGNYHLVCSAIGFRRQTRTIKITSNDTLKLTFRMHPTPVPMSRLVVTASKFQKSVEDVSVRMDLVTPEELSSRNATTLSEGLKYLPGVQVAGNNISIRGSNWFSYGLGTRTLVLLDGVPFVSGDENKVFFEAVPVSEIKQVEVMKGPGSALYGSSAMAGVINIITEKPATDSANIQLSLYSGVYDKPSYKQWRWNENYRSFRGTNLTYRNNFWGVQSSLTFNYNQNSNFKRDADYRNINFFGKFYFDVNPNNHWQVTAGMLQREAGGFLFWKDRDHALEPGNEPKDSFTRSKTDILYVHTLMTQTVSSKFYYQLRFNYRQNILKEIANPLPGKNPETVGLFRRTEGETYGHEMQFTYQWNARYNAVFGWNADWKKVDAIQYGKREATDASIYGQLSSWMTNAVKADLGVRWDVERIANVPTSSQVNPKLGVNFSLSKRSHLRFAVGRGFRAPSIGERFVSTYENQIKVLPNPDLKPESNVSAEVGFLSNLTDWWQFDVGYFYNDYENLIDPTLQSGELAVKFENVARAIIQGVELHHDFSFWRQRAQLSLGYVYLHTQDLSKFVHGVPNPNYGKDLKYRPNHSFTSRLTLSWHPFELGVDFRYLSKAKRVDYVTNIPDITRQVPTYVADVQLRYRRSNYAVDLIVNNLFQYYYLVSPGNMGDIRNVRLQLSWQLRDAS